CAAATGAGGTAGTCGTTGGATGGTTTGTCTAATTTTGAAACCAGATTGGAAATCACTAACGACACAATAATCGCATTTACCGATAATAAAATGTTGGCTTTGGTATCGGCAATATTACTAAGTTCAATATGGTTTTTTAAAGTCACTCTAAACATGGTCTCGATACCGCGTTCAGGTAAATCTACTCGGTGTTTTTTTAGGTTTAAGGTTTCTGTTTTATGTTTTAATTTTCTGTTTTCAGAACTTATTTTTTTTTGGGCCTTGAGGAGTTCCGAAATGTTTTTGCCTTTTCGTTTCTGCCAAAGCGCATTGGCTTCCGAGGTATAAAAACGATGCTGAATGGCTAAAAATTGAATATTTTCCTCTAGCCATGCTGATTCCGAAAGTTTTTTGTTACACGTAAGTTCCCATTCTTTTTTGAGTAATTCTGAAACTTCAAAGTAGGTTTTGCTGCCTATATGAGAGCAATCGGCATCTCTAATTATTTTTTCTGATATGGTTTTAGGTTCGTAACCTGCTCTTGTAGCGAGAATGAGTTGGAAAACAGTTTCCTGGTCGGCATCCTTTAAAGCGTGGTGCTTAAAAAAAGATTTGGCTATAAGCACACTTTCTTCTTCGTGCTTCTTAATATTTTTAGTGTATCCGGTATCGTGAAACCAAGCGGCCAATACCAGTAAATTTTTTTCATGTTCAGATAAACCACATTGCTCCGCTAAAAGGTTTGCTTTTTCAACGACCCGTTGGGTATGTGTTAAATTATGATACAGAAATTTACAATCTAATTTTTCATTCAATAAAGTTGATGCAAACTGTTCTGCTTCAGCAATAAGTTTTTCCATAAATGTTCTTATTATTTAGTAAAAATACTAAACTTTACAACAATAATTTTTGTGATTATCGAATCCCGTAATTTTAGGGTATAATCGTCGCATGATTAATGTAGCAAGGCCATGAAAGCGTAAGTTTTTACTCGGTGTTTCGACTATCTTAAAGTTGGAAACAACTAGAAAATTAAAATTAAATCAAAGAAAGAATTACCATATGTTAACTTGGAAAGATGTGATTAGTTACGCCGTGAACGGAAACCCAACTCCCGATAAACGCGTAGAGAAAAGTGAGGATGCATGGAAGGAAGAATTAACTCCAGAGCAATTCAGAATTACCAGAATGAAAGGTACAGAGCATGCCCACAGTGGAGATTTATGCACCACATATGAAGAGGGTAAATATAACTGCGTGTGTTGCGATGCCTCCTTGTTCGATTCTACTATAAAATTTAGTTCAGGAACCGGTTGGCCAAGTTTTACACAGCCTATAAAGGAAAATGCCATTAAATACGAAAAAGACACCACTTATGGTATGGTACGCGTGGAGGTGATGTGTAATTCTTGCGATGCACACTTAGGACATGTTTTTCCTGATGGGCCAGAACCTAGCGGATTGCGGTATTGCATCAATTCGGCATCTATGGTTTTAGAAAAAGAGAAAGCTCATGAGTAATTTGCAAATTGCCACCGTTGGTGGCGGCTGTTTTTGGTGTACCGAAGCCGTTTTTCAGGAAGTAAAAGGGGTAGAAAAAGTGGTGTCGGGATATTCTGGAGGAACCGTGCCAGGGCATCCTACCTATCGTGAAATTTGCTCCGGATTAACAGGGCATGCCGAAGTGATTCAAATTACTTTTGATGCTGATGTGATTTCATATCAAGACCTTTTAATCATTTTTATGACCACGCATGATCCTACCACTTTAAATCAACAAGGTGCCGATCGCGGAACACAATACCGATCGGTGATTTATTTTCACGATGATAAACAAGAGCAAATCGCAAAAAATGTGATCGATGAAATAAGTAGCTATTATGAAAAGCCTATTGTGACTGAAATTTCACCTCTAGATGTTTTTTATGAAGCTGAAGCTGAACATCAAAATTATTACCGTACCCACCCAACACAAGGTTATTGTAGTTTTGTAATCACACCAAAACTGATGAAACTCCGACAATTACATTCGGATAAATTAAAAGCATGAAACTGAATATAAACGATAAATTCACCAAAGAATTACCTGCCGATCCTGTTCTGGAAAACAGAAGAAGACAGGTGGAAAAATCCTGTTTTTCCTATGTAACGCCTAAAAAAACAGCGCAGCCAGAAATGCTTCATGTGTCTCCCGAAATGCTTGCCAACCTTGGGCTTTCAGAAGAAGATAGTAAATCAGAAGCTTTTTTAAAGGTGTTTACTGGAAATGAAGTTTTACCAAATACAACGCCTTATGCCATGTGTTATGGTGGCTATCAGTTCGGGAATTGGGCTGGGCAATTGGGCGATGGTCGTGCTATAAATTTATGCGAAGTCACGCATAACAATAAAAACAGGGCACTTCAATTAAAGGGATCGGGCGAAACACCTTATTCAAGAACCGCCGATGGTTTGGCCGTTTTACGTTCGTCCATTCGGGAGTATTTATGTAGCGAAGCCATGTTTCATTTGGGAGTGCCAACAACACGCGCTTTGTCGTTGGCCTTATCTGGCGACCAAGTATTACGTGATGTTTTGTATAACGGCAATCCCGAATATGAAAAAGGCGCTATTGTTTGTCGCGCCGCCGAATCTTTTTTACGCTTTGGAAACTATCAAATATTCGCCGCAAGACAAGATCATAAAACGCTTAAAACTTTAGTCGATTACACCATAAAATATCATTTTTCGCATTTAGGAAATCCGTCGAAAGACACCTATTTGGCATTTTTTAATGAAGTGACTCAGCGTACGCTTGACATGATAATTCACTGGCAACGGGTTGGTTTTGTACATGGTGTAATGAATACCGATAACATGTCTATTCTCGGGTTAACTATAGATTACGGGCCTTACGGTTGGTTAGAGGG
This genomic interval from Tamlana carrageenivorans contains the following:
- a CDS encoding Pycsar system effector family protein, with protein sequence MEKLIAEAEQFASTLLNEKLDCKFLYHNLTHTQRVVEKANLLAEQCGLSEHEKNLLVLAAWFHDTGYTKNIKKHEEESVLIAKSFFKHHALKDADQETVFQLILATRAGYEPKTISEKIIRDADCSHIGSKTYFEVSELLKKEWELTCNKKLSESAWLEENIQFLAIQHRFYTSEANALWQKRKGKNISELLKAQKKISSENRKLKHKTETLNLKKHRVDLPERGIETMFRVTLKNHIELSNIADTKANILLSVNAIIVSLVISNLVSKLDKPSNDYLIWPTAIFVIFTVISIILSIMATRPNVTSGKFTKEDVKNKKVNLLFFGNFHKMSLKDFEWAMGEMMQDREYLYSSMKKDLYFLGLVLDKKYKILRLTYAVFMIGIIISVLTFAFALHGANA
- the msrB gene encoding peptide-methionine (R)-S-oxide reductase MsrB, which encodes MLTWKDVISYAVNGNPTPDKRVEKSEDAWKEELTPEQFRITRMKGTEHAHSGDLCTTYEEGKYNCVCCDASLFDSTIKFSSGTGWPSFTQPIKENAIKYEKDTTYGMVRVEVMCNSCDAHLGHVFPDGPEPSGLRYCINSASMVLEKEKAHE
- the msrA gene encoding peptide-methionine (S)-S-oxide reductase MsrA, with protein sequence MSNLQIATVGGGCFWCTEAVFQEVKGVEKVVSGYSGGTVPGHPTYREICSGLTGHAEVIQITFDADVISYQDLLIIFMTTHDPTTLNQQGADRGTQYRSVIYFHDDKQEQIAKNVIDEISSYYEKPIVTEISPLDVFYEAEAEHQNYYRTHPTQGYCSFVITPKLMKLRQLHSDKLKA
- a CDS encoding protein adenylyltransferase SelO, with translation MKLNINDKFTKELPADPVLENRRRQVEKSCFSYVTPKKTAQPEMLHVSPEMLANLGLSEEDSKSEAFLKVFTGNEVLPNTTPYAMCYGGYQFGNWAGQLGDGRAINLCEVTHNNKNRALQLKGSGETPYSRTADGLAVLRSSIREYLCSEAMFHLGVPTTRALSLALSGDQVLRDVLYNGNPEYEKGAIVCRAAESFLRFGNYQIFAARQDHKTLKTLVDYTIKYHFSHLGNPSKDTYLAFFNEVTQRTLDMIIHWQRVGFVHGVMNTDNMSILGLTIDYGPYGWLEGFDFGWTPNTTDRQHKRYRFGNQPNMGLWNLLQLANALYPLIEDVPTLEAILNTYQTHFEAESLKMMRSKLGLLEEVDSDLALIQDLEDVLHLTETDMTIFFRLLANFNAEKADEGFNVISEAFYTPDTISEAIKNRWEQWFENYAERLKLETISSSERKENMNGVNPKYVLRNYMAQLAIDDADKGDYKLIDELFQLLKQPYAEQPEYEKWFAKRPEWARIKVGCSMLSCSS